The Bacillota bacterium genome contains a region encoding:
- a CDS encoding fucose isomerase, whose protein sequence is MGEATLGVIVGNRGGFPGHLCETGRQAVLAALEAEGIRALIPPAEATPYGAVESYADAKKYAAFFKQHRDVIDGVLVTLPNFGDERAVADTLRMAGLSVPVLVHAFPDEVSKMGVHLRRDAFCGKISVCNNLRQYGIPFSLTRMHTVAP, encoded by the coding sequence ATGGGGGAAGCGACGCTCGGCGTCATCGTGGGAAACCGAGGGGGCTTCCCGGGCCACCTGTGCGAGACGGGACGGCAGGCCGTGCTCGCCGCGCTTGAAGCGGAGGGGATACGGGCGCTGATCCCGCCGGCCGAGGCCACGCCCTACGGCGCCGTGGAAAGCTACGCCGACGCAAAGAAGTACGCGGCTTTCTTCAAGCAACACCGCGACGTGATCGACGGGGTCCTGGTCACGCTGCCCAACTTCGGCGACGAACGCGCCGTGGCCGACACCCTCCGGATGGCCGGGCTGAGCGTGCCGGTACTGGTGCACGCCTTCCCGGACGAGGTCAGCAAAATGGGCGTGCACCTGCGGCGTGATGCCTTCTGCGGCAAGATCTCGGTATGCAACAACCTTCGCCAGTACGGGATTCCCTTCTCCCTCACCCGCATGCATACGGTGGCACCG
- a CDS encoding carbohydrate ABC transporter permease, with product MTGAPAVKRGRRGVRMSSSSRAVLYLVLVLFAAGYLLPMYVMVVTSSKDFAEVSLATMWELPRQFSLDSFSRAWFGSREQGYTGLNDKFFNSVQLVIPAATLSSLLGSLNGYVFAKWKFRYSNLLFMLFIFGMFIPYQSVLIPLVQVLMSVGLYGTIPGLVLVHVIYGIPITTLIFRNYYAAIPTDLIEAARIDGAGFYGIYRRVLMPLSIPGFVVALIWQFTSIWNDFLFAVVITQNPAVQPITVGLNNLAGSYIVEWNVQMAGALLAALPTLVVYIILGRYFLRGLLAGSLKG from the coding sequence ATGACGGGCGCGCCGGCGGTCAAGCGCGGCAGGCGGGGAGTGAGGATGTCCTCAAGCAGCCGCGCCGTTCTCTACCTGGTGCTGGTCCTGTTCGCGGCCGGCTACCTGCTGCCCATGTACGTGATGGTGGTAACCAGCTCCAAGGACTTCGCTGAGGTCAGCCTTGCAACGATGTGGGAACTGCCGCGCCAGTTCAGCCTGGACAGCTTTTCCCGGGCCTGGTTCGGGAGCCGGGAGCAGGGTTACACCGGCTTGAACGACAAGTTTTTCAACAGCGTTCAACTGGTCATCCCCGCCGCCACGCTCTCTTCCTTGCTCGGCTCTTTGAACGGATACGTGTTTGCCAAGTGGAAGTTCCGGTACTCCAACCTGCTGTTCATGCTCTTCATATTCGGGATGTTCATCCCCTACCAGAGCGTCCTGATTCCGCTGGTGCAGGTGCTCATGTCGGTGGGGCTTTACGGAACCATCCCCGGGTTGGTCCTGGTGCACGTGATTTACGGGATTCCCATCACCACGCTGATCTTCCGCAACTATTACGCGGCCATCCCCACGGATCTGATCGAGGCGGCCCGGATAGACGGCGCGGGGTTTTACGGCATCTACCGGCGGGTGCTGATGCCGCTTTCGATCCCCGGTTTCGTGGTGGCCCTCATCTGGCAGTTCACGTCGATCTGGAACGACTTCCTGTTCGCTGTGGTCATCACGCAAAACCCGGCCGTGCAGCCCATCACGGTTGGGCTCAACAACCTGGCCGGCAGCTACATCGTCGAGTGGAACGTCCAGATGGCGGGGGCCCTGCTGGCGGCGCTGCCCACCCTTGTTGTCTACATCATCCTCGGCCGCTACTTCCTGCGCGGGCTTCTTGCGGGATCGCTCAAGGGGTGA